From the genome of Candidatus Sysuiplasma jiujiangense, one region includes:
- a CDS encoding COX15/CtaA family protein, whose protein sequence is MKPYKLTALVSLITVWIEYVVAASVVFLDPSYNDFPYTKIVLSWPGVIEEVHRLVALVIVLVFLINIIVVFTERKAPRGLKELSIVAFVLLILQASFGAITIWNYDYPPFVVLHEGNAGLLLLVTSFLAAYALYWGRDGLSETSRGTA, encoded by the coding sequence ATGAAACCTTACAAATTGACAGCCCTCGTTTCACTCATAACCGTATGGATTGAGTATGTTGTTGCCGCATCGGTTGTCTTCCTGGATCCGTCATACAACGATTTCCCTTACACAAAAATTGTCCTTAGCTGGCCTGGCGTGATAGAGGAAGTGCACAGGCTTGTCGCGCTGGTTATCGTACTTGTTTTTCTCATCAACATAATAGTTGTCTTTACGGAAAGAAAGGCGCCCAGAGGGCTTAAGGAGTTGTCCATAGTTGCTTTTGTCCTTCTAATACTGCAGGCATCATTTGGAGCGATCACGATATGGAACTACGACTATCCGCCTTTCGTTGTCCTCCATGAGGGCAATGCGGGTCTCCTTCTTCTCGTCACCTCGTTTCTTGCAGCCTATGCGCTGTACTGGGGGCGGGATGGCCTTTCAGAAACCAGCCGAGGTACAGCGTGA
- a CDS encoding sodium:proton antiporter translates to MTAIPNLEIIITGLLGVMLIGSIVSRWIRLPYTIVLVIIGIILAASSVSSVIGISVFYNNLLGSVFVGLVIPPLLFEAMMGIRSVEFRSSIRVGLVLATAGVLIATLVGGLILWKIVGLPPYDSFLFSSLISPTDTASVLEIFRRLKVPRRLSALMDAEAAFNDATGIIVFSIVLTTGSVSHLALLHGITSFSLIFGGGVLIGLAVGFGAEIVSSLINDTLSEAVLSISIVYGAYALAGSLGFSGLVAVAVTGLYYGNITMRSVVHPLSKEALRSFWRIMAFIANSVAFLFIGLNTDLLNLSHAFVLIIIASVSVFVARAVAVYPILAFFGRKRKVPRSWKNVALLGGMRGALSVVLIASIPVNLPLRSTLVTMVLGVVFISIIFQGPFLSSYIKRNFETETVQEKEAAEKRLSRTMSRMEELKLLHENHTITEAEFAAGLEYERDKLAEVVSDIDSTLDIKEIVKSRARNLYETFVSIGIKRWSGDSDKGRGSDSEGKKGGEGTVPGGRKDRT, encoded by the coding sequence TTGACAGCGATACCGAATCTGGAAATAATCATAACAGGGCTTCTCGGCGTTATGCTCATAGGCTCGATTGTTTCGCGGTGGATAAGGTTACCATATACAATCGTTCTTGTCATAATCGGCATTATACTCGCCGCATCCTCCGTCTCATCGGTCATCGGAATAAGCGTGTTCTACAACAATCTTCTCGGGAGCGTGTTTGTCGGCCTGGTAATACCGCCTCTCCTCTTCGAGGCGATGATGGGCATAAGATCCGTTGAATTCCGGTCGTCAATAAGGGTTGGACTGGTGCTGGCAACTGCTGGTGTGCTTATAGCCACGCTTGTCGGCGGCCTCATACTCTGGAAGATTGTAGGACTTCCGCCATATGACTCATTTCTCTTCTCTTCGCTGATCTCACCTACTGATACGGCATCCGTCCTGGAGATATTCAGGAGACTGAAAGTACCGAGGAGGCTGAGTGCGCTGATGGACGCTGAGGCGGCATTCAACGACGCAACCGGAATAATTGTCTTCTCCATAGTCCTTACGACAGGATCTGTTTCACACCTGGCGCTGCTGCACGGCATCACCAGCTTCAGTCTGATCTTCGGCGGCGGCGTGCTGATAGGCCTGGCGGTCGGATTTGGAGCGGAGATTGTATCCTCGCTGATAAACGACACACTTTCGGAAGCGGTGCTGTCCATATCAATTGTCTACGGAGCATACGCGCTTGCAGGCTCTCTCGGATTCTCAGGTCTGGTTGCAGTTGCAGTCACAGGGCTGTACTACGGAAACATCACTATGCGTTCGGTGGTTCATCCTCTTTCGAAGGAGGCGCTTCGTTCATTCTGGAGGATAATGGCGTTCATAGCCAATTCGGTCGCGTTTCTTTTCATCGGGCTGAACACGGATCTGCTGAACCTTTCGCACGCATTTGTACTGATAATTATCGCCTCCGTTTCCGTTTTCGTTGCCCGTGCGGTTGCAGTATACCCTATCCTGGCATTCTTCGGCAGAAAGAGAAAGGTTCCAAGGAGCTGGAAAAATGTGGCACTGCTCGGCGGAATGCGCGGAGCTCTTTCCGTTGTTCTCATTGCATCCATTCCGGTAAACCTGCCGCTGAGAAGCACCCTGGTGACTATGGTTCTCGGCGTTGTCTTCATATCGATAATATTCCAGGGGCCGTTTCTCTCCAGCTACATCAAGCGCAACTTTGAAACTGAAACTGTGCAGGAGAAGGAGGCAGCGGAAAAACGTCTTTCTAGAACAATGTCCAGAATGGAGGAGCTGAAACTCCTACATGAGAATCATACGATTACAGAGGCTGAATTTGCAGCAGGACTCGAGTACGAAAGGGACAAACTGGCCGAGGTTGTGTCCGACATTGACAGCACACTCGACATTAAGGAGATAGTTAAGTCCAGGGCAAGGAATCTGTATGAAACATTTGTTTCCATCGGCATCAAAAGATGGAGCGGCGACTCTGATAAAGGCAGGGGATCGGACTCCGAGGGGAAAAAAGGCGGTGAAGGGACAGTGCCCGGCGGCAGAAAAGATCGGACCTGA
- a CDS encoding NAD-dependent epimerase/dehydratase family protein produces the protein MKGKSVLVTGGAGFIGSNLVDYLLSGNEVHVLDNFSSVDDRYITGFRSRKGFRIHRKDITRTEDLEDLDGYDIVFHLAADSDVRGGSQNPVFDFRVNAEGTLNILEFMRKNDVKEIAFASSSTVYGEASRIPTAEDYGPYMPISSYGASKMAAEGFITAYSHYYGIRGTIFRFANIVGRNSTHGVIFDFIRKLQNDGSRLEILGDGTQKKSYLHVSDCVGSMVYVHERSSKTDIYNLGNRGTTSVLKIAKIVIDKMKLHDVPLAFTGGFEGRGWMGDVRHAELGVEKLDGTGWKNRYGSDEAVQVAVDEVLSQIS, from the coding sequence ATCAAAGGGAAGTCAGTTCTGGTGACGGGCGGAGCCGGTTTCATAGGCTCGAATCTTGTTGACTATCTTTTATCCGGGAATGAGGTTCATGTTCTCGACAATTTTTCGTCGGTAGATGACCGGTACATAACCGGATTCAGAAGCAGAAAGGGCTTCCGGATACACAGGAAGGACATAACAAGAACGGAGGATCTTGAGGATCTGGACGGTTACGATATTGTCTTCCACCTTGCAGCCGACTCCGATGTAAGGGGCGGCTCGCAGAATCCTGTTTTCGACTTCAGGGTCAATGCCGAAGGGACGCTCAACATACTGGAATTCATGAGGAAGAACGATGTGAAGGAAATAGCATTTGCGTCAAGTTCCACGGTATACGGGGAAGCGAGCAGGATACCGACGGCTGAAGATTACGGGCCGTACATGCCTATTTCATCGTACGGCGCATCCAAGATGGCGGCAGAAGGTTTCATCACGGCCTACTCGCACTATTACGGCATACGCGGCACAATTTTCAGGTTCGCGAACATAGTTGGAAGGAACTCGACCCACGGCGTGATTTTCGACTTCATCAGGAAACTGCAGAATGACGGCAGCAGACTGGAGATACTTGGAGACGGGACGCAGAAGAAGTCTTATCTTCATGTTTCCGATTGCGTCGGTTCAATGGTATACGTCCATGAAAGGAGCAGCAAAACCGACATATACAATCTCGGAAACAGGGGCACGACTTCCGTCCTGAAAATCGCAAAGATTGTGATCGACAAAATGAAGCTTCATGACGTACCGCTTGCATTTACAGGCGGCTTCGAGGGAAGAGGCTGGATGGGCGACGTCAGACATGCTGAGCTTGGCGTTGAAAAACTGGACGGAACGGGCTGGAAGAACAGGTACGGAAGCGATGAAGCTGTGCAGGTGGCCGTCGACGAAGTTCTGTCCCAGATCAGCTGA
- a CDS encoding EamA family transporter codes for MNLKNNYFRGAAFALAGATLWGLSGTASSALFTVYGMPYLSLLTVRMLLSGGLMYLVLRPKFPGDKRLLFMLFAFNLMAVQLTYLAAIKYTNAPTATMLQYLFLPIVFVFELAVHRIRSSAILYAAMAVSILGIFELTTSFPLKGISLVINPVGFAFGVVSAVTAALYVLLSAPLIERMGAVNSVLWGLLIGGVMSVPLGLFPSFAYFSALHFSELIPVSLLVLFVAIFGTMLAFTLFIKSMETITATQASIAGTMEPVAAAVSSLLFLGVLMTAQQYFGGALIIVSIIVVQKTNAVARADAPPELKI; via the coding sequence ATGAACTTGAAAAATAACTATTTCAGGGGAGCCGCCTTCGCGCTGGCGGGTGCGACTCTGTGGGGCCTCTCAGGCACTGCGTCGTCCGCGCTTTTCACGGTTTACGGGATGCCGTATCTTTCTTTGCTTACTGTCAGGATGCTTCTTTCCGGCGGTCTCATGTATCTGGTGCTGAGACCAAAGTTTCCGGGTGATAAGAGATTGCTTTTTATGCTGTTCGCCTTCAACCTGATGGCTGTCCAACTCACATATCTTGCCGCAATAAAATACACGAATGCGCCTACTGCGACGATGCTCCAGTACCTGTTCCTTCCAATCGTGTTCGTTTTCGAACTTGCCGTCCACAGAATACGATCTTCCGCAATTCTCTATGCTGCAATGGCAGTGTCAATTTTAGGCATCTTCGAACTCACAACGAGTTTCCCCCTGAAGGGCATCTCACTTGTAATCAACCCGGTAGGATTTGCGTTCGGTGTCGTATCAGCCGTCACCGCTGCCCTGTATGTCCTTCTTTCAGCACCGCTGATAGAAAGGATGGGAGCAGTGAACTCCGTCCTCTGGGGGCTGCTGATAGGCGGTGTCATGTCAGTACCGCTCGGACTGTTTCCGTCTTTTGCATACTTTTCTGCACTTCATTTCAGCGAACTCATTCCAGTCTCGCTCCTCGTGCTCTTCGTCGCAATATTCGGAACAATGCTGGCGTTTACGCTCTTCATAAAAAGCATGGAGACAATAACCGCCACTCAGGCATCAATTGCAGGCACCATGGAACCCGTTGCAGCTGCCGTCTCCTCTCTTCTCTTTCTCGGTGTGCTGATGACCGCACAGCAGTATTTTGGCGGAGCGCTCATTATAGTTTCGATAATTGTGGTGCAGAAGACAAATGCTGTTGCGAGGGCAGATGCACCGCCTGAGCTCAAAATCTGA
- a CDS encoding transposase produces MKEVGSGVNDSRKQLLKLLTDDGYSKIVVDHRDRLTRFGFNYIDTLLRQHGKWDRRSRSGKVFRCIHCGHRDDADMNGAQNIRLLGLAGVYSLRSLPNEFTGRNICL; encoded by the coding sequence GTGAAGGAGGTGGGCAGCGGCGTGAATGACAGCAGGAAGCAGCTGCTCAAACTGCTCACAGACGACGGCTACTCGAAGATAGTAGTGGATCACAGGGACAGGCTCACGCGCTTCGGTTTCAACTACATCGACACGCTGCTCAGGCAGCACGGCAAGTGGGACAGGCGAAGCCGCAGCGGCAAGGTGTTCAGGTGCATCCATTGTGGACACAGGGATGACGCCGACATGAATGGCGCACAGAACATCAGGCTGCTGGGGCTGGCGGGAGTCTATAGTCTCCGTTCGCTGCCAAACGAATTCACAGGCAGGAATATCTGTCTATGA
- a CDS encoding aspartate aminotransferase family protein, whose product MDRISSEAVLSAENEKFLKRTRKSGELWKTASLVTPFGVHSNYRFTRPYPIFARRGRGQKIYDADGNEYIDFSLGYGALLAGHSHPLVVQSLKRRLEESPMLGFEDEIGIRAAEAVAGRFSADMVRFSNTGTEATMHGLRMARAFTGRDAIMKFEGCYHGSNSDLLFSVKPSVEVAGPSERPNTIPAGPGIPSGMKEGVIVAPFNDIASTERIVESANGNIAAIILEPYPMNMGVVIPRKEFISGLRKLCDRYGIILIFDEVKTCGKFYGGAEEALGVKPDMKILGKAIGSGLPVSAIAGRKEIMENVGPGMVSHAGTFNSNPLSMEAVVISLEQILTRNAISHAQKLSSELASAYGDILSMNEIVSHVPVAGVSGAISFNSRQPENWREFLLGNTGKWNYYYLAMTNLGVIPAAPGPDEQWTVSVVHNEEDIEKTVESFKTVAPRISLHFSDFGIEESV is encoded by the coding sequence TTGGATAGAATCAGTTCGGAAGCAGTGCTCAGCGCAGAGAATGAGAAATTCCTGAAAAGGACTCGTAAATCAGGCGAACTGTGGAAAACCGCATCCCTCGTGACTCCGTTTGGTGTGCATTCCAACTACAGGTTCACCAGACCGTATCCTATATTTGCTCGGAGAGGAAGGGGGCAGAAAATCTACGATGCAGACGGTAATGAATACATAGATTTCAGCCTGGGATATGGCGCACTGCTGGCCGGGCATTCGCATCCGCTTGTCGTTCAGTCCCTGAAAAGAAGGCTCGAGGAGTCTCCAATGCTTGGCTTCGAAGACGAAATCGGGATAAGGGCGGCTGAGGCAGTCGCCGGCAGATTTTCCGCTGACATGGTTCGTTTTTCAAACACCGGCACTGAGGCGACAATGCATGGCCTCAGAATGGCAAGAGCCTTCACCGGACGGGATGCCATAATGAAGTTCGAAGGATGCTACCATGGCAGCAACAGCGATCTGCTCTTCAGCGTCAAACCATCGGTGGAAGTGGCCGGTCCCTCTGAGAGACCCAATACGATACCCGCAGGTCCCGGCATCCCGTCCGGGATGAAAGAAGGCGTCATTGTCGCGCCGTTCAATGATATCGCATCAACTGAAAGAATAGTGGAATCAGCCAATGGTAATATCGCAGCAATCATACTGGAGCCCTATCCAATGAATATGGGTGTGGTCATACCCCGAAAGGAATTCATATCCGGTCTCAGGAAGCTCTGCGACCGTTACGGCATAATACTTATTTTTGACGAGGTAAAGACCTGCGGTAAGTTCTATGGCGGTGCTGAAGAAGCCCTCGGAGTGAAGCCGGACATGAAGATACTGGGAAAGGCGATAGGCAGCGGCCTGCCTGTTTCGGCAATTGCGGGGCGGAAGGAGATAATGGAAAATGTGGGACCCGGAATGGTTTCTCATGCAGGTACCTTCAATTCCAATCCGCTCAGCATGGAGGCGGTCGTCATATCGCTTGAACAAATCCTCACCCGTAACGCAATCTCACATGCACAGAAATTATCCTCCGAACTTGCCTCCGCATATGGCGACATACTGTCAATGAACGAAATAGTTTCGCACGTCCCTGTTGCAGGGGTAAGCGGTGCCATTTCATTCAACAGCAGGCAGCCTGAAAACTGGAGGGAATTCCTACTAGGCAATACCGGCAAATGGAATTACTACTACCTCGCCATGACCAATCTTGGTGTAATCCCGGCAGCTCCGGGTCCGGACGAACAGTGGACCGTATCCGTCGTCCATAACGAGGAGGATATAGAAAAAACCGTCGAGTCCTTCAAGACTGTAGCACCCAGGATATCTCTGCATTTCAGCGATTTCGGAATAGAGGAAAGTGTCTGA
- a CDS encoding aminobutyraldehyde dehydrogenase yields MSENMQLYRDYINGEWTDADNGATQKIINPATEEIIAEVPRGGASDAKKAIDAARDAFDNGKWPRMTPGERSLVMLNLASLVEVNIDELARLETMNQGKTIKQSRDGDFPFSVDNIRFYAGAARALPGLPAMEYMSTGTSYVRREPVGVVAQITPWNYPWMMAIWKAGPALATGNTVVLKPASLTPLTTIKFAELCEKAGFPRGVVNVVTGPGEVIGSEFTGSPKVDMISITGDTATGKKIMEKSAATLKKLHLELGGKAPFIVFEDADLEAAVRGAAAAGYVNGGQDCTQAARFYVHEKLYDRFVRHLVEESSKVRIGDPLNRNTDLGPLVSATQRDRIENYVLHGREEGAKLEFGGKRPDAMRKGFYFEPTVFSNVTQDMKIAREEIFGPVLPVLSFSSFDEVIGNSNDTVYGLHSSVWTSSVGTAMKVASRLRFGAVQVNDHLPITSEMPHGGYKQSGFGKDMSLYSLEEYTQIKHVYFDMTGDRRKGWHYITYGDPS; encoded by the coding sequence TTGAGTGAAAATATGCAATTGTACAGAGACTACATTAACGGCGAATGGACGGATGCTGATAACGGTGCGACACAGAAGATCATAAATCCGGCAACCGAAGAGATAATAGCGGAAGTTCCGAGGGGTGGTGCATCCGATGCAAAGAAGGCGATAGACGCCGCGAGAGATGCATTCGACAACGGGAAATGGCCAAGAATGACACCCGGCGAGCGTTCGCTCGTAATGCTGAATCTCGCATCGCTCGTCGAGGTAAACATCGATGAGCTTGCCAGGCTGGAAACAATGAATCAGGGAAAGACGATAAAGCAGTCGAGAGACGGCGACTTTCCCTTCAGCGTTGACAACATAAGGTTTTATGCCGGGGCGGCCAGGGCACTGCCAGGTCTGCCGGCAATGGAATACATGTCGACCGGAACCAGCTATGTGAGAAGGGAACCTGTCGGCGTTGTGGCCCAGATTACACCCTGGAACTATCCATGGATGATGGCCATCTGGAAAGCTGGACCTGCGCTTGCTACGGGAAATACAGTGGTACTCAAGCCTGCGAGCCTCACTCCGCTGACGACGATAAAATTTGCAGAGTTGTGCGAGAAGGCTGGTTTTCCCAGGGGTGTCGTCAATGTGGTCACCGGACCCGGGGAAGTTATCGGAAGCGAGTTCACAGGCAGTCCAAAGGTTGACATGATTTCAATAACCGGCGACACGGCGACGGGAAAAAAGATAATGGAAAAATCCGCTGCGACGCTGAAGAAACTGCACCTGGAGCTCGGCGGCAAGGCGCCGTTCATTGTGTTCGAGGATGCGGATCTTGAGGCGGCGGTGCGGGGAGCCGCTGCGGCCGGATACGTCAACGGCGGACAGGATTGCACGCAGGCTGCACGATTCTATGTCCATGAGAAACTTTATGATAGATTTGTCAGACACCTGGTTGAAGAAAGTTCCAAGGTCAGGATCGGCGATCCGCTGAACAGAAACACGGATCTCGGCCCGCTTGTATCAGCAACTCAGAGAGACAGGATTGAAAACTACGTGCTGCATGGCCGGGAGGAGGGGGCGAAACTGGAATTTGGCGGCAAAAGACCGGATGCAATGAGGAAGGGGTTCTATTTCGAGCCTACTGTGTTCAGCAACGTAACCCAGGACATGAAAATCGCAAGAGAGGAGATATTCGGCCCGGTCCTTCCGGTGCTCAGCTTCTCGTCGTTTGACGAGGTTATAGGCAATTCGAACGACACCGTCTACGGCCTCCACAGCTCTGTGTGGACATCCAGTGTCGGAACTGCGATGAAGGTTGCGTCCAGGCTGAGATTCGGGGCAGTCCAGGTAAACGACCACCTGCCCATAACATCAGAAATGCCTCACGGCGGCTACAAGCAGTCAGGCTTCGGCAAGGACATGTCGCTCTATTCGCTTGAGGAATACACCCAGATCAAGCATGTGTATTTCGACATGACTGGAGACAGGAGAAAGGGCTGGCATTACATAACATACGGCGATCCTTCCTGA
- a CDS encoding S9 family peptidase, with protein MITAPYGTWKSPVSAEATASSASELSSVLALENGRILWTEQRPSESGRNVIMCRTAGKQVYDIIPPGFNARTRVHEYGGLCYIVVDGKVYFSNFRDQKIYVQDLDGKGQPEPFSSESDVFYADPAYDSMNRRIILVREKHFSDGTEAENTIASLDAEAGGESRVLVEGNDFYSSPRVSPDGKKVAWLTWNHPSMPFYSTELWLGDISSGGSILNRIKVAGGDDECISEPGWSADGTLFFVSDRESGWWNIHAYRRGVVECISPVEADFSRPAWVFGISHYAFLPGDKIICAYSQNGTWHLGIIDAADGSIKQIPSRYTDFSYVQSAGGNAYFVASSPAIPSSLVRFDPTNGVFDKLYCPSVTGIPGDSISFPEHLAFPAAGGGSAYALFYAPRNSMHVQPAGELPPLIVMSHGGPTSAASTRFSPAIQYWTSRGFAVLDVNYRGSSGYGRAYRMKLNGQWGIADVDDCVSGALFLSSTGRVDRNRLLILGGSAGGYTTLCALTFRKVFRAGASYYGLSDLELMVRETHKFESRYLDTLVGPYPARRDIYRERSAIHHVESIDAPVILFQGKEDRIVPPDQAELIFSALKRKGIPTSYLLFEGEQHGFRDARNIKRAFEAEYYFYSRILNFRTAEDIEPVEIENLK; from the coding sequence ATGATTACTGCACCCTATGGTACGTGGAAGTCGCCTGTCAGCGCGGAAGCAACCGCGTCGTCAGCCAGCGAACTCAGCAGTGTGCTTGCCCTCGAGAATGGACGAATCCTCTGGACCGAGCAGAGACCTTCCGAATCGGGCAGGAACGTCATCATGTGCAGAACTGCAGGAAAACAGGTTTACGACATAATCCCGCCGGGATTCAATGCACGCACGAGGGTACACGAGTACGGCGGGTTGTGTTATATCGTCGTTGACGGCAAAGTTTATTTCTCGAATTTCAGAGATCAGAAGATTTACGTGCAGGACCTGGACGGCAAAGGTCAACCCGAACCTTTCAGCTCAGAATCGGATGTCTTCTATGCAGATCCGGCATACGACAGTATGAACCGCAGAATAATTCTTGTCAGGGAAAAACACTTTTCCGATGGGACAGAAGCAGAGAACACAATCGCGTCTCTGGATGCTGAAGCAGGTGGCGAATCCAGGGTGCTTGTAGAAGGCAATGACTTCTATTCGTCCCCCAGAGTTTCACCCGACGGAAAAAAGGTTGCATGGCTGACGTGGAATCATCCATCAATGCCTTTCTACAGTACTGAACTCTGGCTGGGTGACATATCATCCGGCGGCAGCATTCTGAACAGGATTAAAGTAGCGGGCGGAGACGATGAATGCATTTCCGAGCCCGGATGGTCTGCCGATGGAACACTCTTCTTTGTCTCTGACCGGGAGTCAGGATGGTGGAATATTCATGCATACAGAAGGGGGGTGGTTGAATGCATCAGCCCCGTTGAAGCCGACTTTTCCAGGCCTGCGTGGGTTTTCGGCATTTCGCATTATGCCTTTCTCCCCGGAGACAAAATAATCTGTGCATATTCGCAGAATGGCACATGGCATCTTGGAATTATTGATGCGGCTGACGGCAGTATCAAACAGATTCCATCAAGGTATACCGACTTCTCCTACGTTCAGTCTGCAGGCGGAAACGCATATTTCGTTGCCTCATCTCCCGCAATTCCGTCTTCTCTTGTAAGGTTTGATCCGACCAACGGTGTGTTTGACAAGTTGTACTGTCCTTCCGTAACCGGCATTCCCGGGGACTCAATTTCATTCCCGGAACACCTGGCATTTCCGGCTGCAGGCGGCGGGAGCGCCTATGCCCTATTTTATGCGCCCAGAAACAGCATGCATGTCCAGCCTGCGGGCGAACTTCCTCCTCTGATAGTTATGAGCCACGGAGGTCCGACAAGCGCCGCTTCAACCCGTTTCAGTCCGGCCATACAGTACTGGACTTCCAGAGGATTCGCTGTTCTGGATGTCAACTATCGCGGAAGCTCGGGATACGGCCGTGCATACAGGATGAAACTGAATGGGCAGTGGGGCATTGCGGACGTCGACGACTGCGTCAGCGGGGCGCTGTTTTTGAGCTCAACAGGCAGGGTTGACAGGAACAGACTCCTCATCCTCGGAGGAAGCGCTGGCGGTTACACAACGCTCTGTGCCCTTACCTTCAGAAAGGTGTTCAGGGCAGGCGCAAGTTACTACGGTCTGAGCGATCTTGAACTTATGGTCAGGGAGACCCATAAATTCGAATCACGATATCTTGACACGCTCGTGGGTCCGTATCCAGCGAGGAGGGACATCTACCGTGAACGTTCTGCAATACATCATGTTGAGAGCATTGATGCTCCCGTGATATTATTCCAGGGAAAGGAAGACAGGATTGTTCCCCCGGATCAGGCAGAACTGATATTCAGTGCGCTCAAACGGAAAGGCATTCCCACCTCGTACCTGCTCTTCGAAGGAGAACAGCACGGTTTCCGTGATGCCCGGAACATCAAACGCGCGTTTGAGGCAGAGTACTATTTCTATTCCAGGATTCTGAACTTCAGAACAGCCGAGGACATTGAACCTGTTGAAATTGAAAATCTAAAATGA
- a CDS encoding saccharopine dehydrogenase NADP-binding domain-containing protein, translated as MEVLLIGTGGVGTVIARHLSSSKKVDSLQLADIDIAQAERVATRIGKKKVEPVKLDAANVSEVEDALKGKGLVINSSLPRFNVGIMNAALEAGAKYIDLASTEDMNEQYRFNDAWKKRGNTAILGLGEDPGISNIAAMYAANRLDRVESVRIRDGETANSRKYPFVCLFSPATFIGETMEKPAIFRNGKLNRIDKFSDKEWYDFPGGIGRLPVYSVDHEEVYSLSKTIGKGIKYVDFKLALTDDTLKYLEVMENLGFTSETKIRVGDIEVRPIDVTLKLIPQPAQLGSDITGKAIVLVEVAGRKKGKKVKHVLYAVLDHKYCYRKYGVTATSYLTGTGAAAGALQLLEDDHISPGIYPPEHLNPDRYFEILRDLDVRMVHRTF; from the coding sequence TTGGAAGTTCTGTTGATAGGAACAGGTGGAGTAGGCACGGTAATCGCGAGACATCTCTCGTCCAGCAAAAAGGTTGACAGCCTTCAACTTGCAGATATAGACATTGCGCAGGCCGAAAGGGTTGCAACGAGAATTGGCAAGAAGAAGGTCGAACCGGTAAAACTGGACGCGGCAAATGTTTCCGAAGTTGAAGATGCGTTGAAGGGAAAAGGTCTCGTCATAAATTCATCCCTTCCCCGTTTCAATGTGGGGATAATGAATGCTGCTCTGGAAGCCGGGGCAAAATACATCGATCTCGCTTCAACCGAGGATATGAATGAACAGTATCGTTTTAACGATGCCTGGAAAAAGAGAGGCAACACGGCAATACTGGGCCTTGGAGAAGATCCGGGCATAAGCAACATAGCAGCGATGTATGCGGCAAACAGGCTCGACCGGGTCGAATCCGTCAGAATAAGAGATGGTGAAACTGCAAACAGCAGGAAATACCCGTTCGTTTGCCTCTTCTCGCCTGCAACATTCATCGGTGAAACCATGGAGAAGCCTGCGATATTCAGGAACGGAAAACTCAACCGCATAGACAAATTCAGCGACAAAGAATGGTACGACTTCCCGGGGGGCATCGGCAGACTCCCCGTGTACAGTGTTGATCATGAGGAAGTTTACAGTCTCTCGAAAACTATTGGCAAGGGAATAAAGTATGTCGACTTCAAGCTGGCACTGACAGATGATACGCTGAAGTATCTTGAAGTTATGGAGAATCTTGGCTTCACTTCAGAGACAAAAATCAGAGTGGGGGACATCGAAGTCAGACCCATTGATGTCACGCTGAAACTGATACCACAGCCCGCACAGCTTGGCTCCGATATTACAGGCAAGGCAATAGTACTTGTCGAGGTTGCAGGCAGGAAGAAGGGGAAGAAGGTAAAGCATGTGCTCTACGCCGTCCTGGATCACAAGTATTGCTACAGGAAATACGGCGTAACCGCAACTTCCTACCTGACCGGTACCGGTGCAGCAGCAGGAGCGCTGCAGTTGCTTGAAGACGATCACATATCGCCGGGCATATATCCGCCCGAACATCTGAATCCTGACAGGTACTTTGAAATACTCCGGGATCTGGACGTCAGGATGGTGCACAGGACATTCTGA